GtttaaaacctttaaaatatGGAGTGTAATGATGGTAAACATACCTAGTTGATTAGAGATACCAAAATCTAAGTTCAAATGGAAAATTAAGTAATATAACATTCTTAGTAggactagaaaattatttttttctacttattCCTATGATAAAATAAGTGTTAGCTGCAGCGTGATAAAATATGAGTTAAGTTCTTAATGATTTTCATATCTTGGTATACCAAGTAGagtataacataatatttttaatgaaagatTATTTATATGAGTGAGAAATATGATCGTTTCTTTGAGAATTTCAATAAAGGTTGAATTCTCTAAAGCACTCATGAATCCGAAAGTTATTTAAGGCCAAAATGAACGTAACAATGAAAACCAAAGGAGATCTCTAGGTAAAGAAATATGTGAGTATTATTATCTTGGCTTTTATAAAAGGCTGAATAGTTTAAGACATCATGTTCACTATTTAACTGAGTAAATCCGATAGTATTTCACTAAGAAAGGTGCAAAGCTAAAAGCTACATATCTTGATGTAGTAATCTACTAAAtcaatatatgttaataaatctTCAAGTTGTTTTCAAACTAGTGAAATAATTTCCATTTATACGAGGGAttgttgaaattttgttttaattaaataaattataggtaAATGAGAAATTAAACTCATGAAAcccttgcttttttaaaaaaaacccatggttttcctaaatttaattcttgatttatggtggttaatcaaatttatatatatatatatatatataaaagaaacattCCATATAAAAGTATGTTTCGACCACAATATACAGatatccataaaaaatattttttaatttttatataaaaaatattaaaattttaaatatttttttaatttttcccgcATCAAACTGGTTCAATCTATATAACTCAAGATCCAGCCTCATAACCAAGTCATCCCTGAACCGGCTTTAATAAATATGGAAAAGAGTCTCATCCTTCGTTAGGAGACCTACCTCCAAAATAAGCATTAAACAGCACCAAAAATCTATCTCTCTCTGCGCAGTACAAAGCCACGCAGACTCGCGATGTTTGGCGCGCGTCCTCTTTCTTTCGACACAAAACCCATTTTTGTACATTCCTTTCACACTCACAAACACAGACAGCCGCACCCTTCTCCTTCATTCTCGTAAGCGTGTTTTTATACATGACCTTTCCAAGTTTACCTCTATCTCGCTCATGAACTGCAAACCTTCGACAATTACATCAACTTCTCGACAATGGGTACAACAGCGGAGGCAGCGGCCCACAAAAGCCAGAAGCAGCAGCAAAGCCGTGTTTTAATTGCAGGCAATTACTGCCACGATGTTTTGATCCAAAAAAACGCCGTTAAAGCTGTATCGCTTGGTGGTGCAGCCTCTTTCATTTCCAATGTTTTCAATGGAGTGTCAATTTCTTGTAATTTGGTATCGAAAGTTGGGGAAGATTTTAAATACCCAGTTAGTTATACCCCAATTGTAATTCCCACTTTAAAAACTACTGTTTTTTACTCTTATTTTGATCTGGGTTTTCATGGAAATGATCATCAAGATCGGATCTTAAAACGGGTCTGTGCTTGTGGCCCGATTAGGCCATCGGATCTTCCAGATACAAGGTCCAAGTATGGAATGGCAGTTGGAGATACAATCTTAACTCAAGAATTCAATTTGCTAGAAGTACGAATTTGATCACTTGAATTTGggcaaaggaaaacaaaataccttccataattttgttaaaatcacACTTTGCATTATAATATATGTGTTTTGTACAAAATATATGACAAGTGTGCCTTTGGAAATTgcttatcaaataataataaattaagttgAGATTATTTTAGTCCTCGTATTGTAATCATCAAGGATAGATGCGTCACCGTTTTAAGATCTATTTTCTCAACTGTGATATACAAAtgggtcaatttttttcacaactACATGGACAAGCCCATATCCATCCTTCCGTTTCATCATTTCCACTAGTTATCCTCTCTTGTAAACATGCTATATCACTTGAAGATAGAGAGAATTACATGGACTTTCATCAGTAATTTGATTTACATTTCAATGGACTTGCATCTTAATATGCAAAAGAATCTGGCAACACCTTGgattttataacattttttttaggaaGGAGAGACTTGCTTAGCAAGTTATTAGATTATGAATGTATATTCAATGCAttctttacataaaaataacttataaactTATATTTAATTGTCTTAAAATATCTCTTAAAAGATCCAAAAAATTATCTATGGGCTCAGGCATGGTAGCCCGAGCCTATGTCGGGCATGTTGCCTAACACCTATATGGGCTAAAGCTATCATGTCTATACCCAGTGTATTTAGGTCTAGATAGGGTGCtagaattcattttttatctttaatgagTTCAAACACTTTGTCCGAATCCAACACTCCCTAGAACATTTTTCCACAACCCCACCCAAGTCCCTCAATATCTTATGTTGATCCAATACATTTTGAATAGaatacaattcaaaatatcataagGATAAACTTACATTTTAGCTcctcctctaaaaaaaaaaaaaaaaaaaaaaacaagactcaTGTGCTATAAAATACACCACGAATCCTTTAATCTCAAGGTtaacaatctttttatttttaatatttttaacatatatgtTTTCAAAGTCTAtgtctctaaaatatcattgtactTTATCTTTCTAAAAAGATATGTAAGCATATAAGAGTTATCAAATCTACAAAAGAAAATCTTTTGCATGTGTTATCTACTAGGCACCACCATACATTGACTTGGATTTTTCATTTCAAGTCACTAGACACCTTGactaaaaagaataaatcaGATTGCTTAAATTAAGATATGAATTGATTATCCAACACATAAATCTCATTCCTAAACCGATTTGATATACAAGGACCTTATCGATCCccactatataataataaataaataaaaacaatcaagatTACAATAAGACAAAATTTGAATTGGGTTGTAACATAAACAATGCATCATTAATCTCAAAGATTTTTCCAATTATTTTAGaatgaaaatgagttttacTCATTGAAACTAAACATCATTGGaagtaattaacaaaaactaaagcttgtgttgtaatgatttttttttcaaaaaattcaatttaatccctaaacATTTTTCTTGTACAATTAAGTCATTTTGACCAAAATTAGCATCCAATTGCATGTCTTTTCAAGgagggttgaattgaaagacaatggactaaaatgaaaaaacaagcaTCATAGGTggcatttttaaatttgtttgtgaAGTATATTTTAGTCCCTAAGCTTTTTTTGCTAGAATGTGGCTGgtccctttaattttaaaaaaatacattttaataccaaactttattttccaATCCTTTTTTCATGGGAGAAGAGAGAGGAGTCCATGGATTCTGGCAAAGAGAGAGAAAGCTCTCCGTGGTGATTATTTTGACCACCAAACAAGTTAGAATTGGTGTTAATAAGTTCCACTATATGAGGATAGTTTTATGGTGgttgttttaagttttaatataaCCTAAAAATCAGAACTAGATAAaggatgcaatatttttttgcaatttgacCTTTTTTAGGTTTTATGGGTTGGTTACTTGGTGTTCCGAGTGTATTTGTAGGgtgtttttgttgttaaaatggattgaaaacaagtttttttaggtaaaaaaccCATAGGCTCGATTTTCTAGCCATCATTCTAGGCTGGCAGACAACACGTTGTCTATCACAACATGCGGCGTGtcatttgaatatttgttttttcagaaaaataggGGCATATAACCCATTGTCCACCccttttaaaaggaaaagaaaaaaaaaaactagcaggCTCAATCGCACATGACAATGCTTCATGGGCCATGCacctggttttttcttttttggtatattttttttcaattattaccttttttatgtcttttttaaatattttttaatttttttttaattaatatcagtcctatgtaatttgtttttagcttgtttaaccttttttaataacaattattttttaattatattaggtatctttaattttttatgaagttattataattcatttgtaattatttttatatatttcatataaattaaatttatttatataaattaaaaatacttatttttatgatatttttaatatgttcaaccctatataatattgtttttcttttattctattCAATAAACTCTATGTGTTTGTCAATTTctatcacaaattaattttaataaataatttgttaaacACAACCGAGTAGATGACTTGTGTTGtgctattaaatattttgatttatatttttttttatttttacaattttttatttatttattatcaatttctttttctatctaATTATCTTGACCTCGTGATTTAAAACTCACGATAAACATGTAATCGTAACATATATCATGTTCAAGTCATATATTTCACGTGTTAACTCAACTTTATCCAGACCAAtatctttttcatttattttatgttgttgtctcatttttttttattaaattaatcaaaatttaacttaattaccaaatttttttaacttctttaaaaacataatcattttttttattagaaaaattaatttagcccGTGATGTGCCACCAATATAGTAGGATATATTTCAAATGGGTACTCAATATTATAACACATAGAATCATTCATGAAAAGAATTGTTCTAATGGCTACCATCTCATAGATGCCATTCTAGAAAATTTCATGTAGTTTTCTTAAACACaattaaatagagaagaagaagagtacgtgagtctatctttttaaaaatttcatgttaagttgttatgttttgaaataatgatatttattaaatattatttttttaaattgtgattattattttattatatttaaaaataaaaatatttaataaaatttacacttctcaaacaaaataaagtaaaaatatggtattatgctaattttttaaaaataatattaatctgctaaattctttttattactttgctaattataaaaaaaatttaaaaccttcCATTCCATTGTAATTTCACGCTCTATGTTTTTCAAAGTCAACGCGCACCTTAAGATAAATACCTTAACACAACTAAATgtggagttttttaaaaaaattgaattatttttgttttaaattaaaaatttttaattatttttatgtattaatataaaaattatatattttaaaaatattttattttaatatattttcagaatacaaaaacacttttttaaaaaacctactgttattattattccGATCACCGCCTTACACCGCTATCCACgagagatatttatttatttattttgtaacgAGAAGATGCTTATTATTCTAACATACTAACATAGGTAAAATCATGCATTCAGCCAACAAGGCAGCTCTTTGAGATACTTCAAAATATCTAAGCTCGTCAGCAATGCAAAAGCCGCGAGGCCCACcactttctctgttttttttttttttaagaatcatTCTACTTACCCGGCTACCATCACTACTCCTTTGACCGATCAATCAAAACTCACCAAATAGCACGAGCCAATAGTTTCCAAACACCCGATTGGGCTGTCAACTTCTCCAATCACAGCCAACGACCACAGACCGCCACGTCAAGCCAGCTAGTCTTCGACCCGGCCTGTTTCTCTCTTAccaaaagatataaaaacaacCATACGACTTGCGAGTTTGATTTTCACCATTTCTGCTAAACAAAAAGGAACCTGAGTGACAAAatcgagagggagagagaggctAAACTCACATAAATGCATGACAAAGCTTGAAAAATCATCGCTGGTGGAGGAGGAACAAGTGCCTACCATGGACAACACCACCGGTACCGACATAGCTTCaccaaaaccaaacaaaaagcgAGTTAAAGATGGCGGAGCAGATGCAAAGAACGGCGAAGAGGAAGAGGAGTGTGACGTTGAGGCGTGGGATACACTGAGCAAGAGTTTCAAGCAGGTGCAGAGCGTACTGGATCGCAACCGTGACTTGATTCAACAAGTGAACGCCAATCACCAGTCGAAGATTCCAGATAATCTTGTTAAAAACGTTTCATTAATTCGCGAGATTAATGGAAATATATCCAAGGTAATGTCGATTTACTCCGATTTATCAGTCAATTTCTCCAATATTGTTCAGGAACGGCGTCGTGTCAAGAATGGAGGAGAAAGCAATTTGGAGAACAATAGCAACGAGTCTTGAAATCAATCAGTTAAAGTAATCTCGATCATTTTTACTTGATCATGCTTAGTCAgtcaattaataataatgtctGATTCTGTTTTGAGTGTCTGTCGCGTGTGTCTGTCTGTGTTGTTTTCAGTCGTCATTTATAAGTTAGTCAGTCTCCTGGTGGGTGATTGTGGTGGAGAGGGAGGTCTGGTGGTGATAATGATGGTTATGTATGCTTACACGGTGTTTGTTGTTATGTTTTATAAGGACGATGAATTGAAGGCTGGTTTTACTGCATTGTATCCCCGAACCCCGCAGACGTAATAAGGTATTTATGTTCTGTTTGCCTTTTATCTTTGCTtccatgttttttattgattcatTTGCTGTCGCGGATGGATGGGAGAAATTTTGCAATCAGGCAGCTAGGTCTGTGATTTTGCTCCTTAAAAAGTTCTTATTTATGATACTGGCTAGAGGGTACAAAATGAAGTCGTGAATCGATGCAGCATTTTGTTGAAGCTGATTGTGTCGGTTGTAGGTAGAATATAATTTTGTAGATGCATTGATGAAGTCAAGTTTCATGTTTTTGAATTCTCAAATGATAACATGTACTGAATTTAGAACGTAGTGTCATTGTAGTATTAGAATCTGGAAAACAGAGAGGAAGTGACTTGTTGCGGCATATTTTACCACCATGTCACAATTCTGCAACCTCCCTGCTCTTTAGAATGGTCATGGAAAGTGGTTGCTGCAGCTATTTGTGTGATTTTTGAGCATCTTAAACAGGCCCTCTGTTGGAACTTGGGTGACTGCAAAAGACTATTCAGGCCTAAACTTGGTAGGATCGAGGTGAACTGACAAATCTTTGACTCTGCTTTTGTTGGACAGTTGCTGCTGCAACCAGCACTGCTAGATATACTTTCTTTCCATATGATGACTTTGTGGATGATAATATGGATGTTGAACTTGGATTAGGGGAACTATCAAATTGTTAACTATGATTTAGATATTCATGCCAGTCTGTTGTATTAGGCCTTCGCTTTTAGATTCTCAAAACCTGTAAGGAGGTAGATTCTCAAAACCTTTTAGCCATCTTGACTGAAAAAAAGTACAGAATTTGTTGTGTGCATGGTTGGACTTTTGGCATGCCTTGGAAACTTGGATTGTTCTCACAGTATTGGCAGTCATTGTTAGAGGCTAGGTTTTTGTTGtctaacatatttaaaaaactgaTTCGTGTTAAGGCTAATCAATCCGCGGTTCCAAGTTTTGTGAGTGTACATTATCTAGGTTAATAGGCAGGAGCCCAGGGGGAATCTGAAGACATCCTTCAATTAGGACATGATAAAACTAAGCCATCAAGTAATGTTTCTCAACAAGTATGGAAAAATACGCAAAACACAAATTCTGATTCCCCAAAACCATATGCTTTGATTTGTGAGACTGCTGTCTTATGGTACAAGTTCTTAACAAACCTACTTTCCCTCTATCTAACAAATTCTCTGGCCATAGGATAGCTATGTTAGTACTCCAAAGAATGTCATTTTCCTTGTTGACATATATGGTGAGTTGTATATGTTATTTATGCATTTCGAATTCTGGAAATGGTTGATCTGTGGCAATAAATTCTAGATGAAATTTACTGTGGAAAGGGAAatgtatttgttgttttttctgttgGTGGTGAAATAAGCATGGTTGGAGGAGCAAGAGGAAGGAAATGTGAATTGTTGACATAATACAGGTCATCAACAACTGGTTCTACAGGCAGATAGAGATGACGTTTTCAAGGTAGCACATGATGAAGATTGAGGGTATTGAGGGTTGAGGTTAAAGGGCCATGTCTCatatttctttcattaaaaaacGAGGAGGTTAATTATTTGTTCATCCAGGTTGTGACAGAGATGAAATAAATGATATGGTGGTCCTGGTACTGAGGTGATGGTAACGGATAAAGAACTTTTCATTCATCAGAGATCCTTTTCAAGCTTGCTATTACCTTGAGATATCTAGATTTGCGATAGATAAGACAGAAAAGGTCTGGTCCTTCAAACTATATCGTGTCTTTGCCCTGATCTCTAGTGCTTCTAGTTTCTTAGAACATTAATCTCTGCTATCAATGTAACATGAACCACTTTGAGCAGTTTTTGGAGCCTGTTAATACTGCGGAAACGATGAACTTTTTGCTGGTCACACCGCGGGGTAATATAATTccctctttattttctctcagCATTGTCTGAATTAGTAGTTAAATTATTCTTCCTTGTTAAATAATCCGTTCGCTCAGTTGTTTTTTATGCTAAAGAACTCGAGTAAGGTAAATCCGTATTAAGATGTGGATTAATGGCATGAATTTGGTTTAGTGGACAGTTCAACAtgggcaaaagaaaaggaagaggaaaTGGATTTAACTTCTGActgacaaaaatattaaaattgttagTCGGGGTAACTGTCTTGTGCggcattgatttgattttttctggTTAGGTTCAAACAGAGCTCCCCACATGGAAGATGCCAatcccctaatttttttttttggttcaatttATATTGGTTGCAACGGTTCACATACCATACTAGCACACACTAGATTCTTCATCTTCATTATGCCGCAGgtgagatcaatttttatttttatttttttaatttaagatgttaaaaaataaaaaaattcaaaacatacgTGATATTGAGATAGTGATATATttaataaagtattttaaaaaaaaaaacattgagataATGACACATTAAATCAAATATGATTAGTTATAGTTAACCTATAAATCTCGTGATTTAGGATATAAGATTGTGATGATCTCATGGAAcccaaattgaaacaaaattttgatcattgaaggctaaaaaaaaacattcaattaaaaaaaaagataaaaattatatttaaacaaacaaaaatataatgaagtGAACATAACATGCTTATATTTAagtaattgatttaatttaatttaaaatcaagatttcttgtaaaaaaataaatttaacaaagaacgaTATACAAAAAGATCCAAGATAACataggttatttttaaatttagtgataaattctacaaaaaaaaaataacagagctGAATATCCaatccaattaaaataaatattgaatgataaaatttaaaaaaatataaattaaaaaaaaataaaaaacaaataatctcaAGTGAATCTTCTACATATTAGGTTAATTTTCTAAATTCACAACTTGTTAAATTATAGACTCGAGCTCGATCAAGAAACCTcctttaatgttgaaggatgaaaataaaaaaaaaaattatttaaaaatatttcaaagttAAACAAATAAAGAAGGATGAAatcgtaaataaaaataaaatttaaaaataatctcaaataaaatagatagcaatacaaaaaatatagatcaaatctgacatattaaataattaaaaaataataaaattaaaaataaattttaattctataaaataattcaaataaaatatatatatatattaaaaaattcaaatcaaaaggaaaaacaaattaaaagttaagcaagcatcttttatattttcataactcATCAAACAttcatatatcattttttatattttcataactcATCAAAcattcataaatcattgcatgaaTGATATATGTGCAAACaacttttctttgctttttgatGCGTtagtctatttaaaaatataattataattactttttaaaatatttttcactcaaaaatatataaaaataataaaataatattttattattatttttttaaaaattatttttgatatcaacatatcaaaataatttaaaaacatcaaaaacatattaatttaaaataaaaaaaattaaatttttttaatttttttcaaaaaaacaaataaggcaATTGATCTTCCTACCAtttgaattttagatttttaaatccTGTGGAACAGGTTAATCACCATTTACTTGAGTGATCTTAgcataaatctttttttctgattaggtaaataaatatataaacttaaCTAACCAAAATCTTCTGCACTtgatgcatcaaaataattatgagCCAAATAACAATCCATCACTGGTAATCTTTGAGTTGCATTTGGTACATTGTCGGCACCTGAAAGCATTTTATAGCGgccatttaaaacataattaaaaactcCGTGCACATCGATTTCACCTTAAGCGGCCTTCTTTCTACACGAGGTGAAAATAACTATCACTATCACCAAATTATGTGGGTTCCCGGGATAAGGGCGGTGAACACTTATAGAGGGAGTTCGCCGCTGTCTGCAATCACGACCTTGCTCTTGGGGGTGCCATTTTGCCTGCCTTCAGCTTCCATCTTGTAAACCACATCCATTCCAGACATGACCTTACCAAACACAACATGTCTGCCATCCAACCTGTACACAGTTTGAATACTCAGTTTACAATTCAGCACCAGATTAGAGCAGCGTTGCAGGTGCATCtcacaccaattttttttttttaaaaaacatgtaattacCAGCTAGTTGTCACTGTTGTGATGAAGAATTGTGAACCATTTGTATCAGGACCAGCATTTGCCATTGATAAAGTCCCTGTACACAAGTAGATCATGTTCATCATACTTGCAAACGAGGTTGTTACTGAAAACTACAAGAACATTTCACCTACCAGGTCCAGTGTGCTTCAACTTGAAATTCTCATCAGCAAAGTTCTCCCCGTAAATTGATTCCCCCCCTCTTCCATCACCAAGTGTAAAATCTCCTCCTTGGATCATAAAGCTGGGAATAATCCTGTGGAATACATTCCCCTTGTAGTGAAGAGGTTTCCCATCCTTTCCAATACCCTTTTCCcctgcaataaaaaataattgtatggTATGAAATCAGCTTTTACATGTTCCTTGTATGTTGCCAGGATCATGGGGTCATTCTATGAAAAAGAAACCACAGCCAAATACATTATTCCATTTCTAAGAAACGGTACAGCGAGGAAAAAAAAGGCACTTTAATTGTTCTCTGTAGGGCTTTCAAGAATATTACAACTTTCCATGTCAGCAGTTAGATAGATATTCATGAACAAttagacaatcaacactcagaGATGACAATGGCAGAAATGTTATATGTtcagtaaaaaaacaaagtccaGTTACTTTTGAAACGGATTAATCATGATGAAGATAGGAAATGTTTAATTACcagaaaaaaatagatgcttAGTTTAGCAGCTTACCAGTGCACAGTGCCCGGAAATTTTCTGCAAATTGGAAATATTAACTACTTAATAACACTCTGAATCAAGTAAAACAAACAAGCAAGAAACCAAATTCAACAGACGTAAAATTATACCTGCAGTTTTTGGAACTGTCTTGCCAAATAGTCCCATGGTAATGCGACCTATGAATAGATGTGTTATCTTTTAATACAAATTTCGAGAACAAAACAATGCAAAACATATAACTGAAAAAGCTCAACAGTTATTATAACTCTAATAATAAGTATAGCCAACTATATTGTCCTTATCTCAGAGATATCAAACATCATCTTTAAAACCCAGAAACTCCATCAAGCATAAACAGAGAAATAGACCAGTTTTCTTTAAAGCACAGGCACCTAGCAACTTCATCACGGAATTTTTAGTAAAGTTACGAACAGAGTGCGGCTAATTTCAAACTGCAAGTGGATACGACAAAACTTGTAAAAGGAATAAATTATACAAACTAAACTTcaagttatttttctaattatttataCAAACTGAAGGCTCGGGATGGATTTAGGATTCCTTGTGCTATCCAGTTTTTAGGGGGTGATTTTTCCATGCTATAAAATCACCCATGAAACGACCACAACTTCAAATCATCGATGTAAAGATTTTCATTCAgcaaaataactattattacaaCATGGAGCTTctagaaaattgattttgtgtCATCGAATTACAATATACAATGTGAAATCATAGTTTTAGATTcacaagagagagagatgaaaccggcacaaaaaaaccaattgtattttcaatataattcacaaaaaaaaaataccagctGGTTTTCCATCAATCTCAACATCAAAGTAAACTTTATGGGTAATCTCCTTTAAATCTTCTTTCGATTTCTTCGCCTGAAAATAATAGGCAACTCAGATTCTTAGCTTTATATCCACAATATTCCACCCATCGTTGAAAGATTCATTTGCCAATCAGTAACCAAAATAGAGAAAtgcaatatcataaaaaaaaaaatctcttaatttttttacagaATCAACGGAGCATCGTAGCTGACATATCCAgataaattaatcaaacaagTGATCTTACAATAAAATATGTATAGATTAGATTACCTGGGTGACTGCTAGGGTTCCAAAAAGGACTAAAGTCCACAGCAGAGTAACAGCCAACAATCCCGATCTTGCCATCTCTGCTTCTGAGGGGTTTTGCTGACGAGAAACTGCAgtaaggatttttattttttatattatacagGAAGGAAGTAGCAAGCTGGAACGATTGTCAAATGGGATTGTACCGCGTGGCTAGTCGgatattttcttacaattacaaattacaaataaaactaaaagtcATGGGTGTTTTGCTGTAGATTGTGCACAGTATAATACGCAGTAAAATGActgcttttctttaaaaaactaaataattaaacaaacatttagggcttaattttgtatttttatatttttattacgtagtataattttttatgtgtccttgaaagaagaaagaaacacgAACTAATGTTTGGgggtatttttcaatttttttacaatataattaCTTAGCTcttagggttaatttttttttgcatgaggtaaagttatatttttggttttttgatctcattttttttttttttgtaattgttgtGCGAGGTCAAAGGTATTATGTtagttatataaataataataataataaaaaaatcaacacgtGCTAGCAGGTGGGAGGTGTATGCGCCCTTCAACAAAGCTTGCGACGCCTCTTGGTGGTTGTTGGTTGCCTTCAATGATGATGTTCAAAGCGGCACGCCACTCC
This genomic interval from Populus alba chromosome 1, ASM523922v2, whole genome shotgun sequence contains the following:
- the LOC118032986 gene encoding protein EARLY FLOWERING 4 isoform X2; the protein is MTKLEKSSLVEEEQVPTMDNTTGTDIASPKPNKKRVKDGGADAKNGEEEEECDVEAWDTLSKSFKQVQSVLDRNRDLIQQVNANHQSKIPDNLVKNVSLIREINGNISKDDELKAGFTALYPRTPQT
- the LOC118032986 gene encoding protein EARLY FLOWERING 4 isoform X1; the encoded protein is MTKLEKSSLVEEEQVPTMDNTTGTDIASPKPNKKRVKDGGADAKNGEEEEECDVEAWDTLSKSFKQVQSVLDRNRDLIQQVNANHQSKIPDNLVKNVSLIREINGNISKVMSIYSDLSVNFSNIVQERRRVKNGGESNLENNSNES
- the LOC118032985 gene encoding peptidyl-prolyl cis-trans isomerase CYP20-1 yields the protein MARSGLLAVTLLWTLVLFGTLAVTQAKKSKEDLKEITHKVYFDVEIDGKPAGRITMGLFGKTVPKTAENFRALCTGEKGIGKDGKPLHYKGNVFHRIIPSFMIQGGDFTLGDGRGGESIYGENFADENFKLKHTGPGTLSMANAGPDTNGSQFFITTVTTSWLDGRHVVFGKVMSGMDVVYKMEAEGRQNGTPKSKVVIADSGELPL